GGATGCAAATCACCACGCAGCAACCAGGCACCCCGAAAACCATGGCGGCCAATCCCAAAGATCCCAGCAGCCCCACCACCCCACTGCCCATAGGTGTCAACAGCCTCGTAGCGTGCTACAGCGGCTGCGTCACCCTCTGCAATCCAGGCTATGAACGACAGGAACAGCAGTGTCAGCAGCGTTGCGCAGCTCACTGCTGGAAGGAATAGAGGCCTGCGCGGCCGGATGCATGTGTGAGAAACCTTTGAAAGTTGACGTTTTCTCAGAAATTGGTGATAAGAAAGGACGGAGGCTGAACCATTGCCACCGGTGCGAGTCGTATTCTATCAGGAGGGAGATAAAGTCCCGGTTCAAGACTGGGTCGACAAGCGCTCTGTTGACGAGCAGGACGCATGTTACGAACGGATCGAGGAGTTAAGGGACTACGGCTATGAGCTTGGATTCCCCGCGGCAGAACATCTTGAAGATGGAATCTGGCAATTGAGAGTGCGCGTCAAGAAAGTCCGACTGCGTATGTTATACTTCTTTTACGAAAGGAAG
The Desulfomonile tiedjei genome window above contains:
- a CDS encoding type II toxin-antitoxin system RelE/ParE family toxin, which produces MPPVRVVFYQEGDKVPVQDWVDKRSVDEQDACYERIEELRDYGYELGFPAAEHLEDGIWQLRVRVKKVRLRMLYFFYERKTAAVTHGFHKDTKKVPPIEIQKAKDKRARHRTGPESHTLHWERDDE